Proteins from a single region of Chryseobacterium sp. W4I1:
- a CDS encoding tetratricopeptide repeat protein: MNSKKILLSAAVLYFGVSEAQQSQYFTQKENYRFNLAENLYQTKIYNASQFEYARQYFYNQNLSKSRKEAAQFFDNVIGVILQKNHAEEGLTAFMKEYPNSAYFAQANLPLADYYLAKKDFEKALETLKKVNQYQLSKEENTQYILKLGYAKFMMGDTKGATDALEEAYKTADESQKGDIAYMLGHLYYSNRQSDKAFQYFDSVKDQPKFSKLVRPYYVQMYYNDKNYDQAITEGTALLNEDISDSYKAEVHKIIGESYFMKNDYTSAYPHLKDYLSVQQNPSENDLYEMGFVAAQLKKYDEAVSYYNQLVNSNSALAQNAYYQLGNAYLAVDKKQEALSAFRSSYQMNYDAKVKKLAHEQYAKLSYDIGNPFESPSGVIQSYINENQNDANAPEMRSLLVKSYLYSGNYKETLNAIDRLQNSTPEINKVDQEVSYLLGTEEFNKGNYDEAEKYFLRSLGFNINKEFYNRALYWLGQVYYQKGNYPSAITRYEKLLTETFPEKQQLPYDLGYAYFKAKKFDQAQTYFKQYLTNPKPEFKNDAELRLADIHYANNDLNEAIAIYDKNEDATDYTLYQKAMALGFKGDTQAKITNLKNLLSKYPDSEYYDDAQYEMGAAYAAQDDFANSNDAFAKVIKTSSDKDLIANASIYRAQNYIDQNQNDKALSELKSLGEQYKNTAYAEKIVQAAKPIFTKNGDVSGYESFAKNIGVNVDASEIDEINLSTGKQYFTKKDYKNAISYYEKYLTQNPTGEGLYQAKYELGESYYQTNNATKALLVLQEVASVQNDYQDDAQTRLAQISLAQGNTEEAKKYLENIKNSSDISIRNYANVELMKMYANEKNFSQAEKLADAVIANTKNSSAIIETAKVIKARSLMNSGKDKDAQSAYTSLEKSSNTSVAAEALYAKAYYQNKGKAFKSSNETIFKLANNYASEDYWGAKALVLMAKNYVGLKDNYQASYTCDQIIENYKDFPEIVAEAKEVKKQIKK, from the coding sequence ATGAATTCAAAAAAAATACTTCTCTCAGCTGCCGTGCTTTATTTCGGAGTTTCCGAAGCGCAACAGTCACAGTACTTTACCCAGAAAGAAAATTACAGGTTCAATCTCGCAGAAAATCTTTATCAGACCAAAATATACAATGCTTCACAGTTCGAATATGCAAGACAGTATTTCTATAATCAGAATCTGTCTAAATCGAGAAAAGAAGCGGCGCAGTTTTTTGATAATGTGATCGGGGTTATTCTTCAGAAAAATCATGCAGAGGAAGGGCTTACTGCCTTCATGAAAGAATACCCGAATTCTGCTTATTTTGCTCAGGCCAATCTTCCACTGGCAGATTACTATTTGGCAAAAAAAGATTTTGAAAAAGCTCTTGAAACACTTAAAAAGGTTAATCAATATCAGCTTTCAAAAGAAGAGAATACCCAGTATATCCTGAAACTAGGTTATGCTAAATTCATGATGGGCGATACCAAAGGCGCCACCGATGCGCTTGAAGAAGCCTATAAAACAGCTGACGAATCTCAAAAAGGCGATATTGCTTATATGCTGGGTCACCTGTATTATTCAAACAGACAGAGTGATAAGGCTTTCCAGTATTTTGATTCTGTAAAAGATCAACCCAAATTCTCTAAACTGGTGCGTCCTTATTATGTACAGATGTACTATAATGACAAGAATTATGACCAGGCCATTACTGAAGGAACAGCCCTTCTGAATGAAGATATTTCCGATTCTTATAAAGCAGAGGTTCATAAGATCATCGGAGAGAGTTATTTCATGAAAAATGATTACACTTCGGCTTATCCTCACCTTAAAGATTATCTGAGCGTACAGCAGAACCCGTCTGAAAATGACCTTTATGAAATGGGATTTGTAGCTGCTCAGCTTAAAAAATATGATGAAGCAGTTTCTTATTATAACCAGCTTGTGAACAGTAATTCAGCATTGGCGCAGAATGCTTATTATCAGCTGGGTAATGCTTATCTGGCGGTAGATAAGAAGCAGGAAGCCCTTTCTGCATTCCGTTCTTCTTATCAGATGAATTACGATGCTAAAGTTAAAAAATTAGCACACGAACAGTATGCAAAATTAAGTTACGATATCGGAAACCCGTTTGAAAGTCCTTCAGGCGTTATTCAAAGCTATATCAACGAAAATCAGAACGATGCCAATGCACCGGAAATGAGATCACTTCTTGTGAAATCATACCTATACTCCGGAAATTATAAGGAAACCCTGAACGCAATCGACAGGCTTCAGAATTCTACTCCTGAGATCAATAAAGTGGATCAGGAAGTCTCTTATTTATTGGGAACAGAGGAATTCAACAAAGGAAACTATGATGAAGCAGAAAAATATTTCCTGAGAAGCTTAGGATTCAATATCAATAAGGAATTTTACAACAGAGCATTATACTGGCTGGGACAGGTGTATTACCAGAAAGGAAACTATCCTTCTGCCATTACCCGTTATGAGAAGCTTCTTACTGAAACTTTCCCTGAAAAACAGCAATTACCTTATGATTTAGGATATGCTTACTTTAAAGCTAAAAAATTCGATCAGGCACAGACCTATTTCAAGCAGTATCTGACCAATCCGAAGCCTGAATTCAAAAATGATGCAGAACTTCGTCTTGCCGATATTCATTATGCAAACAATGATCTGAACGAGGCAATTGCGATTTACGATAAAAATGAAGATGCCACCGACTATACTTTATACCAAAAAGCGATGGCTTTAGGATTTAAAGGCGATACACAGGCGAAGATCACCAATCTGAAAAATCTTCTGTCCAAGTATCCGGATTCCGAGTATTATGATGATGCACAATATGAAATGGGAGCGGCATATGCGGCCCAGGATGATTTTGCCAATTCCAATGATGCTTTTGCTAAAGTGATCAAAACTTCTTCGGATAAAGATCTTATTGCCAATGCGTCTATTTACAGAGCCCAGAATTACATTGACCAAAACCAGAATGATAAAGCACTTTCTGAGCTTAAATCTCTAGGGGAGCAGTATAAAAATACGGCTTATGCTGAAAAGATTGTTCAGGCAGCAAAACCTATTTTCACGAAAAACGGTGACGTTTCCGGATATGAAAGCTTTGCAAAAAATATCGGGGTGAATGTGGATGCTTCTGAGATCGACGAGATCAATCTTTCTACCGGAAAGCAGTATTTTACGAAGAAAGACTACAAAAATGCTATTTCTTACTACGAAAAATATTTAACGCAGAATCCTACCGGAGAAGGTCTTTACCAGGCTAAATACGAGTTGGGAGAAAGCTACTATCAAACTAATAATGCTACGAAAGCCCTTCTTGTCCTTCAGGAAGTAGCATCAGTACAGAATGACTATCAGGATGATGCGCAGACCCGTCTGGCACAAATATCTTTGGCTCAGGGCAATACGGAAGAAGCTAAAAAGTATCTTGAGAATATCAAAAATTCTTCGGATATCAGCATTAGAAACTATGCTAATGTGGAGCTAATGAAGATGTATGCCAATGAGAAAAACTTCTCTCAGGCTGAAAAACTGGCCGATGCGGTAATTGCAAACACGAAAAACTCTTCAGCGATTATTGAAACTGCGAAAGTGATCAAAGCAAGAAGCCTGATGAATTCAGGGAAAGATAAAGACGCACAGTCAGCGTACACTTCTCTTGAAAAATCTTCCAATACATCGGTAGCAGCAGAAGCACTATATGCAAAAGCTTATTATCAGAATAAAGGAAAGGCATTCAAGTCTTCTAACGAGACGATCTTTAAACTGGCCAACAATTATGCCTCCGAAGATTATTGGGGCGCAAAAGCCTTGGTGCTGATGGCTAAAAACTATGTTGGACTTAAAGATAATTACCAGGCAAGTTATACCTGCGACCAGATTATCGAGAACTATAAAGATTTCCCGGAGATCGTAGCAGAAGCAAAAGAGGTTAAAAAGCAGATTAAAAAGTAG
- a CDS encoding CocE/NonD family hydrolase, protein MKIKILLALIFVNLIQAQKFYFPKTAVTDSAVLDKQMPLLASKLITQPQFMKLEKTSKLAFSDNLLRLQMVARDYKKSIATLSAYRNEFADHNMAGNKFIAYEFYSMAKLIEAKEKISFHDALEKAFNKKYESLSDKLITKIGIAVDGDVAGSRKLLKKTLDKQKDKDSIDYGSALALCKSYLNYKIFSGIKPQITYLVEKKDQEKFITEIKDLKTKNGNTLTITIVRKRENTAPLPVILTNNIYAGPFDAYFGKRAAVYNYVGAVVNTRGKRNSNDENNPFEHESQDIYDVIDWVSKQPWSNGKVGMIGGSYLGFSQWAAVKKLHPALKTIVPQVAVGIGIDYPAQNNIFMSYMLQWINYVTNNKLTDEADFNNATKWDSINTAWYKSGKSFRSLDTISGKPNKIFQRWLDHPGYDEYWQKMVPYKEDFANINIPILTTTGYYDDDQIGALSYFKAHHQYNKNANHYLVMGPYDHGGAQSFGYTYVNGRAIDPAARISIDDLAFSWFDYILKNGKKPDLLKDKINFQVMNTNAWKHVPTLEQMHTSTIKFYLQDHKNAPSVFNLPAQKSFVKQTVDLKNRDQKDLYHQISKTDSIKTTNSVYFESEVLDKDIVISGNMAGFFNVSINKKDFDTDTYLYQIQPDGKPFLLSTHIVRASYAKNNAVRQLLEPGKMEQIPIKNSIFISKKIEKGSKLVLLVGVNKNPSWQINYGTGKDVSDETIKDSGEPLEIKWYNDSYVEIPIYQ, encoded by the coding sequence ATGAAAATTAAAATACTTTTAGCATTAATTTTTGTCAACCTGATACAGGCTCAAAAGTTTTACTTCCCTAAAACGGCAGTCACAGACTCTGCTGTTCTGGATAAACAAATGCCGTTACTTGCCTCAAAACTGATAACCCAGCCACAGTTCATGAAGCTTGAAAAAACCAGTAAACTTGCTTTTTCAGATAATCTTCTACGCCTGCAAATGGTTGCCAGGGACTATAAAAAATCAATTGCGACTTTATCAGCTTACCGGAATGAGTTTGCAGATCACAATATGGCCGGAAATAAATTTATTGCTTACGAATTTTACAGCATGGCGAAACTGATTGAGGCAAAAGAAAAAATAAGTTTCCATGATGCCCTTGAAAAAGCATTTAATAAAAAATATGAAAGCCTTTCTGATAAGTTGATCACCAAGATTGGTATTGCCGTAGATGGAGACGTTGCAGGATCCAGAAAGCTTTTAAAGAAAACACTGGACAAGCAGAAGGATAAAGACAGTATAGACTACGGATCGGCTTTGGCATTATGCAAAAGTTATCTGAACTATAAAATCTTTTCCGGTATTAAACCTCAGATTACATATCTGGTGGAAAAAAAAGATCAGGAAAAATTCATCACTGAAATAAAAGATCTGAAAACAAAAAATGGAAATACGCTGACCATCACCATTGTGAGAAAGAGAGAAAACACGGCTCCCCTGCCCGTTATCCTTACCAATAATATCTATGCAGGCCCGTTCGATGCCTATTTCGGAAAAAGAGCGGCCGTCTATAACTATGTTGGTGCAGTTGTGAATACCCGCGGAAAAAGAAACAGCAATGATGAGAACAATCCTTTTGAGCATGAGTCGCAGGATATTTATGATGTCATCGATTGGGTAAGTAAGCAGCCCTGGAGCAATGGTAAAGTCGGAATGATCGGAGGAAGCTATCTGGGCTTTAGTCAGTGGGCAGCCGTAAAAAAACTACATCCAGCCTTGAAAACAATTGTTCCGCAAGTTGCTGTAGGAATCGGAATAGACTATCCGGCTCAAAATAATATATTCATGAGCTATATGCTGCAGTGGATCAATTATGTCACGAACAATAAGCTTACAGATGAAGCTGATTTTAATAATGCTACGAAATGGGATTCTATTAATACCGCCTGGTACAAAAGTGGAAAATCATTCAGGTCCCTGGATACAATCAGCGGTAAGCCGAATAAGATATTTCAAAGGTGGCTGGATCATCCGGGATATGATGAATACTGGCAGAAAATGGTTCCTTACAAAGAGGATTTTGCCAATATCAATATTCCTATTTTAACAACCACAGGATATTATGATGACGATCAGATTGGGGCATTATCCTACTTTAAGGCTCATCATCAATATAATAAAAATGCTAATCATTATCTGGTGATGGGTCCTTATGATCATGGCGGTGCCCAAAGCTTTGGATATACTTATGTCAACGGCAGAGCGATAGATCCTGCCGCCAGAATAAGCATTGATGATCTTGCCTTTTCATGGTTTGATTATATCCTGAAAAATGGTAAGAAACCGGATCTATTAAAAGACAAAATCAATTTCCAGGTGATGAATACCAATGCCTGGAAACACGTTCCTACGCTTGAACAGATGCATACTTCAACCATCAAATTTTACCTTCAGGATCATAAAAATGCTCCATCGGTTTTTAATCTGCCTGCCCAGAAAAGCTTTGTGAAGCAAACCGTTGATTTAAAAAACAGGGATCAAAAAGATCTATATCATCAGATAAGCAAAACGGACAGTATAAAGACCACGAATTCCGTTTATTTTGAAAGTGAAGTTTTAGATAAAGACATAGTTATCAGTGGAAATATGGCTGGATTTTTCAATGTTTCCATCAATAAAAAAGATTTTGATACGGATACCTATTTATATCAGATACAGCCTGATGGCAAACCATTTTTACTTTCAACTCATATTGTAAGGGCGAGTTATGCCAAAAACAATGCGGTAAGACAGCTTCTTGAACCTGGTAAAATGGAACAAATCCCTATTAAAAATTCAATATTCATCAGCAAAAAAATTGAAAAAGGAAGCAAATTGGTTTTACTGGTTGGGGTTAATAAAAACCCAAGCTGGCAGATCAATTACGGAACAGGAAAAGATGTAAGTGATGAAACGATAAAGGATTCCGGAGAGCCGCTGGAGATCAAATGGTACAATGACAGCTATGTAGAAATTCCTATTTATCAATAA
- a CDS encoding APC family permease, whose product MNQLFRRKNYSETDTSTSLLRVLGVWDIVFFGIAAIIGAGSFSSLGEAVFRGGPGVILLYLICGFACGFTALCYAEFASRIPTAGSAYTYAYASFGELIAWVIGWALIMEYSFGNIYVAFSWSDYFTSFLERLGMHIPDYLTCSYTEARKAFQNGSQNKELLSAWNTAPLVGNLKIILDLPALVINGLITWLCYVGVKESKNFNNSLVILKLAVIVLVILVGFSYINTENWTPVNPETHVASFMPNGFAGVMSAVSGVFFAYIGFDALSVLSEETKDPQRTLPKGMIISLVLCTVIYIALTLVLTGMVDYRKFDGIGDPLSFIFEKSNANVAWMELVVSFVAIVAITTVLLVFQMGQPRIWYAMSRDGLMPEKFKTVHPKYKTPSFATVITGIAVGVPILFTDKTFILDFTSIGTIFAFVLVCAGVLMLPAKQKIKGRFHLPYINGKIIFPVIFIGGLIGFYFWQPEFFTNLMDWNDPKEGEFRASILVFIMINLILCVFTFIKNFSLIPLIGLSSCLYLLTGMSHENWFWFGLWFALGLVIYFCYGYQNSNLRKEMTSK is encoded by the coding sequence ATGAATCAACTTTTCAGAAGGAAAAACTATTCAGAAACAGATACGTCTACGAGCCTTTTAAGGGTTTTAGGTGTTTGGGATATTGTTTTTTTTGGTATTGCGGCCATTATTGGAGCAGGAAGTTTCAGCAGTTTAGGTGAAGCAGTTTTCAGAGGTGGCCCCGGAGTTATTCTACTATATTTGATTTGTGGTTTTGCCTGCGGCTTTACGGCGTTATGTTATGCTGAATTTGCCAGCAGAATTCCTACAGCCGGTTCTGCATATACCTATGCGTATGCCAGTTTTGGAGAACTGATTGCCTGGGTAATCGGATGGGCACTTATTATGGAATATTCTTTCGGGAATATTTATGTAGCCTTTTCCTGGTCAGATTATTTCACCAGCTTTTTAGAACGTCTGGGGATGCACATTCCAGACTATCTTACCTGCAGCTATACGGAAGCCCGAAAAGCCTTTCAAAACGGTTCTCAGAATAAAGAATTGTTAAGTGCCTGGAATACAGCCCCGCTGGTTGGAAATTTAAAAATCATCCTTGATCTTCCTGCATTGGTAATCAACGGACTTATCACATGGCTTTGTTATGTAGGGGTAAAAGAAAGTAAGAACTTCAATAATTCTTTGGTTATTTTAAAGCTTGCCGTGATTGTTTTGGTGATCCTTGTTGGCTTTTCTTATATCAATACAGAGAACTGGACACCTGTAAATCCGGAAACTCATGTAGCTTCCTTTATGCCAAATGGTTTTGCAGGAGTCATGAGTGCCGTCTCAGGGGTTTTCTTTGCCTACATTGGTTTTGATGCCTTAAGTGTGCTTTCCGAAGAAACCAAAGATCCCCAGAGAACACTTCCGAAAGGGATGATCATTTCTCTTGTACTTTGCACGGTAATATATATTGCTTTAACATTGGTATTAACGGGAATGGTAGACTACAGGAAATTTGACGGTATCGGAGACCCGCTTTCATTTATATTCGAAAAATCAAATGCCAATGTGGCCTGGATGGAACTTGTGGTTTCTTTCGTGGCTATTGTTGCCATCACCACCGTATTATTGGTTTTCCAGATGGGACAGCCAAGAATCTGGTATGCCATGAGCCGTGACGGACTGATGCCTGAAAAATTCAAAACGGTTCATCCTAAATATAAAACACCTTCATTTGCTACCGTGATTACCGGTATTGCAGTGGGAGTGCCTATCTTATTTACAGATAAAACATTCATCCTTGATTTCACAAGTATCGGAACGATCTTCGCTTTCGTACTGGTCTGTGCAGGAGTTTTAATGCTCCCTGCAAAGCAAAAGATCAAAGGCAGGTTCCATCTTCCTTATATTAACGGTAAAATCATATTCCCGGTTATTTTCATCGGCGGACTGATTGGTTTCTATTTCTGGCAGCCTGAATTTTTCACTAATTTAATGGATTGGAATGATCCCAAAGAAGGTGAATTCAGAGCTTCTATTTTAGTATTTATTATGATCAATCTGATTTTGTGTGTTTTCACATTCATTAAAAATTTCTCATTAATTCCACTTATCGGTTTAAGCTCTTGCTTATACCTTCTTACAGGAATGAGCCATGAGAACTGGTTCTGGTTTGGACTTTGGTTCGCGCTGGGTCTGGTCATCTATTTCTGCTACGGTTACCAAAATAGTAATCTAAGAAAAGAAATGACATCCAAATAG
- a CDS encoding DUF962 domain-containing protein — MSDRIKTYGEFYQFYLTEHSKTGTRIFHFIGTLLVFAVICYVISSGKERFLWYIPIFGYGFAWFSHAVIEKNRPATFKYPLWSLISDFRLFFELLIGKQKFRGITPVAKEAENSENLH, encoded by the coding sequence ATGTCTGACAGAATAAAAACCTATGGAGAATTTTACCAATTCTATCTTACCGAACATAGTAAAACAGGAACAAGAATCTTTCATTTTATCGGAACCCTTCTGGTATTTGCCGTAATCTGTTATGTGATTAGTTCTGGAAAGGAAAGATTCCTATGGTACATCCCTATTTTTGGATATGGTTTTGCGTGGTTCAGCCATGCAGTAATTGAAAAAAACAGACCCGCCACTTTCAAATATCCGCTTTGGTCATTGATCTCAGATTTCAGGCTGTTCTTTGAGCTGCTGATCGGAAAGCAGAAATTCAGAGGAATTACTCCTGTGGCAAAGGAAGCTGAGAATTCTGAGAATTTACATTGA
- a CDS encoding DUF4377 domain-containing protein, with translation MKIIATILKGALPAAALFAMTQCTTTANTAGADEKTFIVGPETADCTGVAPMKCLQVKEKASESWTNFYTNIEGFTYEPGYEYVLKVKTEKIANPPADGSSIKYTLIKEVSKTKK, from the coding sequence ATGAAAATTATAGCAACTATTCTAAAGGGAGCACTTCCTGCAGCAGCATTATTTGCAATGACCCAATGTACCACTACGGCCAACACTGCCGGAGCTGATGAAAAAACATTCATCGTAGGACCTGAAACTGCAGACTGTACTGGAGTAGCGCCTATGAAATGTTTGCAGGTAAAAGAAAAAGCATCAGAAAGCTGGACCAATTTCTACACCAATATTGAAGGATTCACGTATGAACCGGGATATGAATATGTTTTGAAAGTAAAAACGGAAAAGATTGCTAATCCGCCAGCCGACGGATCATCCATCAAATACACCCTGATCAAAGAGGTTTCCAAAACCAAAAAATAA
- a CDS encoding deoxyguanosinetriphosphate triphosphohydrolase, whose translation MNLNQIFTNQRTGNNPHTKASRTDFQRDFDRIIFSSAFRRLQNKTQVFPLPGSVFVHNRLTHSLEVSSVGRSLGSIIGEFISDNYKNELTEDSKNFYLHNLGNVIAAACLCHDVGNPAFGHSGEDAIASYFERNEKDLKEKFNEKEWADLVNFEGNANAIRVLAQRQQGKDDGGIQLTFSTLASIAKYPCEAVAKKKGIIHRKKFGFFQNEKDIFLDIAKATNLILENEEPYIFKRHPFVWLVEAADDICYNIIDMEDAHRLGIVSTSDCENLFFELIKSESGDTDKVKNKLASISNENEKISYLRAKAINALINKSLEIYKSNFETILQGNLDNGLLDIYKSENRALQDIEAFSIEKIYNHKAVVEIENAGYNVMYELLDHFIPSILKPQDERKSYDIKALKLLPRQFVYEEGSDYQKVLGVIDFVSGMTDNFATDLYRKIKGIDIGMTV comes from the coding sequence ATGAATTTAAACCAGATTTTCACGAATCAGCGTACAGGAAATAATCCGCATACTAAAGCTTCAAGAACAGATTTTCAGAGGGATTTTGACAGAATTATCTTTTCTTCAGCATTCAGAAGACTGCAGAATAAAACTCAGGTTTTTCCTCTTCCCGGAAGTGTTTTTGTACACAACAGGCTGACGCATTCGTTGGAAGTTTCTTCAGTAGGCCGAAGTTTAGGAAGTATTATCGGTGAATTTATCTCTGATAACTATAAAAATGAACTTACGGAAGATTCCAAAAACTTCTATCTTCATAATTTGGGAAACGTGATTGCAGCAGCCTGTTTATGTCATGATGTGGGAAATCCTGCATTCGGGCATTCAGGGGAGGATGCGATTGCCAGTTATTTTGAAAGAAATGAAAAAGATCTGAAGGAAAAGTTCAATGAAAAAGAATGGGCAGATCTTGTTAATTTTGAAGGAAACGCAAATGCTATACGTGTTTTGGCTCAACGCCAGCAGGGAAAAGATGATGGTGGAATTCAGCTTACTTTTTCAACGCTGGCAAGTATTGCAAAATATCCGTGTGAAGCAGTTGCCAAGAAGAAAGGAATTATTCATAGAAAGAAATTCGGTTTTTTTCAGAATGAGAAAGATATTTTTCTTGATATTGCAAAGGCAACGAATTTAATTCTTGAAAACGAAGAGCCTTATATCTTTAAAAGGCATCCGTTTGTGTGGCTTGTGGAGGCAGCAGATGATATCTGCTATAATATTATCGATATGGAAGATGCCCACCGACTAGGAATTGTATCCACTTCAGACTGTGAAAACCTGTTTTTTGAATTGATCAAATCTGAAAGCGGTGATACAGACAAGGTGAAAAATAAACTGGCATCCATTTCTAATGAAAATGAAAAGATTTCTTATCTGAGAGCGAAAGCTATCAATGCCCTGATCAATAAATCACTTGAGATCTACAAAAGTAATTTTGAAACTATTCTTCAGGGAAATCTGGATAACGGACTCCTTGATATTTATAAGTCCGAAAATCGTGCTCTGCAGGATATCGAAGCGTTTTCAATTGAAAAAATTTACAATCATAAAGCGGTTGTGGAAATTGAAAATGCAGGCTACAATGTTATGTATGAGCTTCTGGATCATTTTATTCCTTCTATTCTGAAACCACAGGATGAGAGGAAATCTTATGACATAAAAGCACTGAAACTTCTTCCAAGACAGTTTGTTTACGAAGAAGGATCAGACTATCAGAAAGTGCTAGGCGTAATTGATTTCGTTTCAGGAATGACGGATAATTTTGCCACCGATCTTTACAGAAAAATCAAAGGAATTGATATCGGAATGACCGTTTAA
- a CDS encoding DNA-formamidopyrimidine glycosylase family protein, which yields MPEGPSIILMKENLLPFVGNKVTEVSGNAKFEKEPLIGQTLKEIRTFGKQTYLVFDRLAVRIHLLMFGSYSVGEQTKPDKSLRLSLHFATGSLYFYTCSVKLVDFEFLSAIDWEADIMSDIWNPKKAEAKLKAKPETMVCDALMDQDIFSGLGNIIKNEVLFRVGIQPESLLGNIPPKKQKELIAESRNYSFDFLEWKREFVLKKHWLVHTKSTCPKCGQKLIKKQTGLGKRRSFYCEKDQKLY from the coding sequence ATGCCTGAAGGTCCATCTATAATTTTAATGAAAGAAAACCTGCTGCCTTTTGTCGGAAATAAAGTGACAGAAGTGTCAGGGAATGCTAAATTTGAAAAGGAACCGCTGATCGGCCAAACCTTGAAAGAGATCCGCACTTTCGGAAAACAGACGTATCTTGTTTTTGATCGTCTTGCTGTACGGATTCATTTATTGATGTTTGGATCCTACAGTGTTGGCGAACAAACAAAACCGGACAAAAGTCTTCGCCTTTCTCTTCATTTTGCGACCGGAAGCCTATATTTCTATACCTGTTCCGTAAAATTGGTAGATTTTGAATTTTTATCTGCAATAGACTGGGAAGCCGATATTATGAGTGACATCTGGAACCCTAAAAAAGCAGAAGCTAAACTGAAAGCTAAACCTGAGACGATGGTTTGTGATGCATTAATGGATCAGGATATTTTTTCCGGCTTAGGAAATATTATCAAAAATGAAGTCCTGTTCAGAGTTGGAATCCAGCCGGAAAGCCTGCTCGGAAATATACCTCCAAAAAAACAGAAGGAGCTGATTGCTGAATCCAGAAATTATAGCTTTGATTTTCTGGAATGGAAACGGGAATTTGTTTTAAAGAAACATTGGTTGGTTCATACTAAATCTACCTGTCCAAAATGCGGCCAGAAACTTATTAAAAAACAGACCGGTTTAGGAAAAAGAAGAAGTTTCTACTGTGAAAAGGACCAGAAGCTTTATTAA
- a CDS encoding bifunctional 2-polyprenyl-6-hydroxyphenol methylase/3-demethylubiquinol 3-O-methyltransferase UbiG produces MTDDKWLDRWNDRYSSEEFAYGTEPNNYLKEQLEKLQPGSILFPAEGEGRNAVFAAKSGWKTSAFDISEEGKNKALQLAKSNGVKIDYQLGELETLDFHTEQFDVIALIFAHFPADMKSFMHKVLDQYLRKGGLIIFEAFSKNHLEYVLKNEKVGGPKDIGSLFSIDEIKADFPDYEVIELEEKEIELNEGVFHNGTGSVIRFTGRKL; encoded by the coding sequence ATGACCGACGACAAATGGCTCGACAGATGGAACGACCGGTACAGCAGCGAGGAATTCGCTTACGGCACAGAACCCAATAATTATTTAAAAGAACAGTTAGAAAAACTACAGCCGGGTTCTATCTTGTTTCCTGCCGAAGGAGAAGGACGGAATGCTGTTTTTGCTGCAAAATCAGGATGGAAAACATCTGCATTTGATATCAGTGAAGAAGGAAAAAACAAAGCATTGCAGCTGGCAAAAAGCAACGGTGTAAAGATTGATTACCAATTGGGAGAACTGGAAACATTGGATTTTCATACGGAACAGTTTGATGTGATCGCCTTGATTTTTGCACATTTCCCTGCAGATATGAAATCATTTATGCATAAAGTTCTGGACCAATATCTTCGTAAGGGAGGTTTAATTATTTTTGAAGCCTTCAGTAAAAATCATCTTGAGTATGTTTTGAAAAACGAAAAAGTGGGCGGCCCGAAGGATATCGGATCCCTATTTTCAATTGATGAGATCAAAGCTGATTTCCCGGATTATGAAGTTATTGAACTGGAAGAAAAAGAAATTGAACTGAATGAGGGTGTATTTCATAATGGAACCGGATCTGTTATAAGATTTACAGGACGAAAACTATAA